The Candidatus Paceibacterota bacterium genome contains the following window.
ACACGATAAGCGGCAAGCCATGAATCGCCTAGCCAGTCCGCACTGCGAAGCCAACCCGACCCGTCCCAACGCGCAGACGGAACAAACCAGTCGCCGCCGGAACTGCGAACGAGGGAACCGGGAAAATAGAACCATACATCCGTATCTTTCAAAGAGGGTGGTGTCTTGGTCGGGTTTTCAGTAAGCCATTTCCAATATTCCAAACCGGGGATGTGGTGGGTACCAGAGTAAGTATCCGCTAGATGCTTAAAGACATCACAGAGTGGTCTGCCGACAAAGGAGGACAGGTCTGGGATAAAGATTTTGGATTCCTGAATATTTTCGAAATCTATATTCTGCATGTCTGGATTCAACATGTATTCGCCGAATTTATCAGTATCGGTATCATCTTTTAGAGCGGTGTAGTCTTGGTCTTCTGGCTTGATTAGGGTGGGAACAAACCCTTTTTCTGGTTTTCCAAAAAGTCCTTCCAAAATAGCTTTGTTTTGAGAATTGAGAGAAGTAATATCTGGGACAGATTCTTGAGGCAGATCTTTATCGCTTGATAGCATTTCTTTTATTTTATCTATTTGCTTGTCTGCCCGCAAAAGATCCTTTTGCATCTCTAATTTTCTTTTTTCTCCACTTCCTTCTGGTTCACCCTCTTTGTCATCAAAATCGCCTTTCTCCAGCATGTCTTCATAAATATCTATCTGTTCCAAAGCATAAAGGCGAATATTCTCCATCCGTTCCGAAAGAGCTTGGCGAAGCTCTTCTTGAGTTTTCTCTGGTCTTTGGGATTTTTCTGGAGATTTACGGCCTTTAGCCATCTGGTTTATAGCTTCAAAATTCATACTAATATGATAACAAATTTAAATATAATTTAACAGGGTATGATTATAATCTTATAACTCATGGTCTTAGATTGCCAATCTTTTCTAGCAAATCTGTCTTGATCTTGTGGGTATTTCCATAACTCAATAACCCTAAATATGATAAAACCACTTCCTCCTTTGTATCGGGGAAAATGGCTTGATACATTCTTATTTTTGTCCTCGTCCGTAAGACTCAATATTTCTCAAAATGTACCCAACCGAGAAAATCTATTCCAGAGCTCGCGGTTTTTATAAATACCTTGTCCGGATGTAATTCTAATTTTAAATTCTCTGCTAGAAATAATTTCACCTTAGGTATCAAACCTTCAAGCCACAACTTATCTCTGCGGTATACCCTTGAGAAAACTGTCTATGACCGTATGAATGACCTGAATAAATCTCGGACATACTATATGCCGATCGATTATCTTTTTTAAAATCTGATGGTCAATAGAAGCAAAACATTTTCTAATATCACCCTTCAATATCCAGACGGTTTTGGTATTATTTAAGCCTTCTTTTCTGACAAAAGACTTAAACCTAGCCAGTGCCCGATGCGTCCCCTTTTCCAGACGACAAGAATATGAATCAAAAATAAAAAATCGGTCAAAATATGGATATACTGCCCGATAAATAGCGTGATGGACTATTCTGTCTTTGACTGTCGCTTTATGAATATCCCGCAGTTTTGGCTCTCTGATTTGAAAAAACTTATATCCTCCGTGGCGATAGGTGCCATTCATAATTTCCTCTTTTAAATCAAAGATACTTCCTGATAGGTTAAGAAAGAAATCCGCAACATCTGCCTTTTTCTTTTTGCCGTTTCTGAATTCTAACCAACTTCTCATCAGAGATTGATAAGAGAAAATCTCTTCAAACTTGCCAGTGTATGTTTTATCTTTATGCATTATAATAGCTAAATTATGAATATTAAAAAGAAATCATTTTTACCGCCAAAAAAATTATCAGGGATAACATCAAATCTACTGGAAGCTTATGTCTTCTGGCAAAGTAAGACCAAACATATCCCCAAGATGCTCCGCTATTCCATGGGTGTGCGGATTGATTCTATTTTTGCGGAAATGATAGAGACAGTTTACATCGCAATATTTACTTCTCCAGAAAAGAGAGCCCTCTTGATAGATAAGGCTAATACCAGAAATGATTTACTCAAATTCATGCTCAATGTCTTGTTTGAACTAAAAGGTCTGAAAGAAGACGCCTTCAGTGAAATCTCATTGAAAATGGAAGAGATCGGCCGAGTGCTATACGGTTGGAGAAATCAAGTGGAAAGACAAAACCAAAACGGTTCGACAAAAGCCGAACCTATTGGAAATGATAAAAAGTAACGAGGAGGACAACGCGATATTCGGCATTCCACGAATTGTCTAGCCAGTTCGCATTGCGATTCCAATCCGACCCGTCCCAATTCGCATACGGCACATTCCAGTTGCCGTCGGAATTGCGAACGAGGGAACGATAGTGCAAAGGCCATCGAGTCCACTGCCAGCAAGAGGCCTTACCCAATTGTACCGGCTGAATATAATTTGGTATCATAATGCCCCAGTCTTTGCACAGATTTTTTATCTTTTTTCAGAATATGGAACACACTTTTCTTTGAAATTTCGCAGAAAATCCTGGCACCATATATCTCGACACTGCATCGTGAAAGATTCACTCCGTTAAAAGCTTTAGCAGGGTTAATCCCGCACGCATATTTGCAAGTGCCTAAACAATATAACATTATATCCCCACAATCCAAAAAAATTCGCAAAAACAAGAGAAATCAAAAAACAGAAAGGCAGAAGAGAAGACAAACGCCCGCCGTAAGAACGGCGGGCGCAAAAATCAAATCTCGAGGAGGACAACGCGATACGCGGCACTCCACGAATCGCCTAGCCAGCGCGCACTGCGATACCAACCCGACCCGTCCCAAGACGCACACGGCACAATCCAGTAGCCGCCGGAATTGCGAACGA
Protein-coding sequences here:
- a CDS encoding four helix bundle protein — encoded protein: MNIKKKSFLPPKKLSGITSNLLEAYVFWQSKTKHIPKMLRYSMGVRIDSIFAEMIETVYIAIFTSPEKRALLIDKANTRNDLLKFMLNVLFELKGLKEDAFSEISLKMEEIGRVLYGWRNQVERQNQNGSTKAEPIGNDKK